A genomic window from Clostridia bacterium includes:
- a CDS encoding cellulase family glycosylhydrolase, translated as MAENAEYLVGLNYWPRHSGPFMWRDWRPGLIRGEVRQMAEMGLNVVRFFLFTPDFLPSPVEVNEVMMERLGEFLDICKETGIGAIPTLIVGHMSGENWDVPWRGGRSLYSDPEVVGAFELLCTRVASRYGNHPALRGWILSNEMPLYGGPGERADVAAWASRLAEAIRKVDPVHPVGAGDGAWGPEVSGRESGFSLDEIAPVVDFLGPHTYPVERDALRHSFTASSLVAAVRRYGKPCILEEFGCSSDHASDDNAAAYYRTCLHSTLLAGASGALGWCYSDFDLPEQAPYSHHPFELSFGVTRTDGTAKPAGLELGEFAGLVRRVEADRGRVCDPEADIIVPSYYHVDYPFSWQDRDAMRAIMLEAHVLTRCAGVRTNFIREDADPLRPGEKRLVMAPSTQKLTASYWKQIEEYVRAGGTFYCSYFAGAVPVHVGMWAFGFERLFGCRHRLTYGLVDSPPRPVEVEFEEGFGDIRPGASCVLDPEGSWTGQAYCPVEPTSARVIARDQGGWPVLLKNALGKGTVYFCTYPIEYYLAASVDSPNRAECATIYRALFREAGLAGGWEFRPGKPKYGTGVETSVLSTYDPDCRLVWAVNHLWQPVEGEIAPRDNRGGDWEADNYLTGERLGTIRAGAGLKVALGEKSVLVVRVRAR; from the coding sequence TTACTGGCCCAGGCACTCAGGGCCGTTCATGTGGAGGGACTGGCGCCCCGGCCTCATCCGGGGCGAAGTCAGGCAGATGGCTGAAATGGGCCTCAACGTGGTGAGGTTCTTCCTTTTCACTCCCGACTTCTTGCCTTCTCCGGTCGAGGTGAACGAGGTCATGATGGAGCGCCTCGGGGAGTTCCTCGACATATGCAAAGAGACTGGGATCGGCGCCATACCCACTCTGATAGTGGGCCACATGTCCGGGGAGAATTGGGACGTTCCATGGCGTGGAGGCCGGAGCCTCTACTCTGATCCGGAGGTAGTGGGCGCCTTCGAACTGCTCTGCACACGTGTTGCCAGTCGTTACGGAAATCACCCGGCCCTGCGCGGCTGGATTCTCTCAAACGAGATGCCCCTTTACGGCGGGCCGGGCGAGAGGGCAGACGTGGCGGCATGGGCCAGCAGGCTCGCGGAGGCCATACGCAAGGTCGACCCCGTTCATCCCGTGGGCGCCGGCGACGGCGCCTGGGGTCCGGAGGTGTCGGGCCGGGAGAGTGGGTTCTCGCTTGACGAGATCGCGCCGGTTGTTGACTTTCTCGGGCCTCACACCTATCCAGTGGAAAGGGACGCGCTCAGGCACTCTTTCACCGCATCTTCCCTCGTGGCTGCGGTCAGACGGTATGGGAAGCCATGCATCCTCGAGGAGTTCGGATGCTCGAGTGATCATGCCAGCGACGACAACGCAGCTGCGTACTACCGGACATGCCTTCACTCCACCTTGCTGGCCGGGGCGTCCGGGGCCTTGGGCTGGTGTTACTCCGATTTCGACCTTCCCGAGCAGGCGCCATATTCGCATCACCCATTCGAGCTATCCTTCGGGGTCACCCGCACAGACGGGACTGCAAAGCCGGCAGGCCTCGAGCTTGGGGAGTTCGCCGGCCTGGTCCGGCGGGTCGAGGCGGACCGGGGGAGGGTGTGCGATCCTGAGGCAGACATCATCGTGCCGTCATACTACCACGTTGACTACCCGTTCTCTTGGCAAGACCGAGATGCCATGAGGGCGATCATGCTCGAGGCGCATGTGTTGACAAGGTGTGCGGGGGTCCGGACCAATTTCATTAGGGAAGACGCTGATCCGCTCCGCCCGGGTGAGAAGCGCCTCGTTATGGCCCCGAGCACGCAGAAGCTCACAGCGTCTTACTGGAAACAGATAGAGGAGTATGTCCGGGCAGGAGGCACGTTCTACTGCTCCTACTTCGCAGGAGCAGTTCCAGTGCATGTCGGGATGTGGGCCTTCGGTTTCGAGAGGCTCTTCGGCTGCCGACACCGGCTGACATACGGACTCGTGGATAGTCCGCCCCGCCCGGTGGAAGTGGAATTCGAAGAAGGCTTCGGCGATATCCGCCCCGGCGCCAGTTGTGTGCTGGACCCTGAGGGATCATGGACCGGCCAGGCATACTGCCCGGTGGAGCCCACTTCGGCGCGGGTGATAGCTCGCGACCAGGGCGGATGGCCGGTTCTGCTGAAAAATGCGCTCGGGAAGGGAACAGTGTACTTCTGCACCTACCCCATCGAATACTACCTTGCCGCCTCGGTGGACTCCCCGAACCGCGCGGAATGCGCGACGATATACCGGGCTCTCTTCCGCGAGGCGGGGCTGGCCGGGGGGTGGGAGTTTCGGCCCGGCAAACCCAAGTATGGAACTGGCGTCGAGACGTCCGTGCTGAGCACGTACGACCCTGACTGCCGCCTGGTCTGGGCGGTTAATCACCTCTGGCAGCCTGTGGAAGGAGAAATCGCGCCCAGAGACAACAGGGGCGGAGATTGGGAGGCCGACAACTACTTGACCGGGGAGCGGCTCGGCACGATCAGGGCGGGAGCCGGGCTGAAGGTGGCGCTCGGTGAGAAGAGCGTTCTAGTGGTGAGAGTGAGAGCGCGATAG
- a CDS encoding sugar-binding domain-containing protein, with protein sequence MSDNDGAAEHDLSILVLISEMYYIHGRTQKDIADDLGLSRPAVSRLLQTARDQGIVNISIVDPSKRLKELEEELMLAFGLKGCRLCPSGEDCGILKARLGYRGAELLRASLQPGDVIGVGASSTVYEVIKALSETRDCPCLRVVPLSGGNLGIDGQPQINQVVHVAAQRLNAEFKYLNAPLYIGEPSIAESLMEDASIRQCTSLWDQLGCALIGVGNGNIADIHDPYFMAALEAVGHSRVAAAVCGWFLDADGHGIKGKSTTSVSPDQLKKARNVFAIAGGKAKARAILSVLRSEFVTHLVTDEDVARAVLFMKS encoded by the coding sequence GTGTCAGACAATGACGGCGCGGCTGAACACGATCTCAGCATTCTCGTGTTGATAAGCGAGATGTACTATATTCACGGAAGGACGCAGAAGGATATCGCCGACGACCTCGGATTGTCTCGACCCGCTGTATCAAGGCTTCTGCAGACGGCTAGAGACCAGGGAATAGTCAACATATCCATCGTTGACCCTTCGAAACGGCTGAAAGAGCTTGAAGAGGAGCTCATGTTGGCCTTCGGCCTCAAGGGTTGCAGGCTCTGTCCATCAGGCGAAGACTGCGGAATCCTCAAGGCACGCCTTGGCTACCGCGGAGCGGAGCTGCTTCGCGCAAGCCTGCAACCGGGTGACGTAATAGGAGTCGGAGCCAGTTCCACTGTTTATGAGGTCATCAAGGCGCTCTCCGAAACAAGGGATTGCCCCTGCCTACGAGTTGTTCCACTGTCAGGCGGCAATCTTGGCATCGACGGCCAGCCTCAGATCAACCAGGTGGTGCACGTGGCGGCTCAGCGGCTGAATGCAGAGTTCAAATACCTCAATGCTCCCCTCTATATCGGTGAACCCAGCATCGCTGAGTCCTTGATGGAGGATGCATCCATCCGGCAGTGCACTAGCCTGTGGGACCAGCTTGGATGCGCCTTGATTGGCGTCGGCAATGGCAACATTGCCGACATCCATGATCCTTACTTCATGGCGGCCCTTGAAGCAGTTGGGCACTCGCGTGTGGCAGCTGCAGTCTGCGGGTGGTTTCTTGATGCAGATGGCCACGGAATCAAGGGCAAGAGCACCACATCGGTAAGTCCTGATCAGCTGAAGAAGGCGCGCAACGTGTTTGCCATCGCAGGTGGAAAGGCCAAGGCGAGGGCGATCCTATCAGTTCTGCGAAGCGAGTTTGTAACACACCTCGTCACCGATGAAGACGTGGCTCGAGCGGTCTTGTTCATGAAATCGTAG